From the genome of Amycolatopsis sp. NBC_01488, one region includes:
- a CDS encoding ABC transporter substrate-binding protein codes for MSVFQGAAGLSRRGFLIGAGGLAAAAALTACGSDGKPAASSGPWEFTDDRGQKASRDQRPARVVAYVSSGAALWDYGVRPVGVFGPQKTADGGKEIQAGNIDLTAVTSIGNAWDDFSMEKFAATKPDLVITGLTGAKPTDLWVLKDDLGTKVQQVAPIVALSEYKVTLPKVIERYEQLAVALGGDANSDVIKKGKDDFRQASDDLEAAIKAKPGLKVLVVSSDKDNLYVGKPEFFADLAYYRDLGLDIVNGGGTDDYFETLSWEQAGKYPADLILTDSRTYALSRRQMAQFPTWAQLPAVKANQLADWSTEPRFNPVLAAPVIRKLTEVVQGARTDITA; via the coding sequence ATGTCCGTGTTTCAAGGCGCCGCCGGGCTCAGCCGGCGCGGATTCCTGATCGGGGCGGGCGGGCTCGCCGCGGCCGCCGCGTTGACCGCGTGCGGCAGCGACGGCAAGCCCGCCGCCTCCTCCGGCCCGTGGGAGTTCACCGACGACCGCGGCCAGAAGGCGTCGCGCGACCAGCGCCCGGCGCGGGTGGTGGCCTACGTCAGCTCCGGGGCCGCGCTGTGGGACTACGGCGTCCGCCCGGTCGGCGTGTTCGGCCCGCAGAAGACGGCCGACGGCGGCAAGGAGATCCAGGCCGGCAACATCGACCTGACCGCCGTCACGTCGATCGGCAACGCGTGGGACGACTTCAGCATGGAGAAGTTCGCGGCCACGAAGCCGGACCTGGTGATCACCGGCCTCACCGGCGCCAAGCCGACCGACCTGTGGGTGCTCAAGGACGACCTCGGCACCAAGGTCCAGCAGGTCGCGCCGATCGTCGCGCTCTCGGAGTACAAAGTCACGCTGCCGAAGGTGATCGAGCGGTACGAACAGCTCGCGGTGGCGCTCGGCGGCGACGCGAACTCCGACGTCATCAAGAAGGGCAAGGACGACTTCCGGCAGGCGTCCGACGACCTCGAGGCCGCGATCAAGGCCAAGCCGGGCCTCAAGGTGCTCGTGGTGTCCAGCGACAAGGACAACCTGTACGTCGGCAAGCCGGAGTTCTTCGCGGACCTGGCGTACTACCGCGACCTGGGCCTGGACATCGTCAACGGCGGCGGCACGGACGACTACTTCGAGACGCTCAGCTGGGAGCAGGCCGGCAAGTACCCGGCCGACCTGATCCTGACCGACAGCCGCACGTACGCGCTGTCGCGCCGGCAGATGGCGCAGTTCCCGACGTGGGCGCAGCTGCCCGCGGTGAAGGCCAACCAGCTCGCCGACTGGTCGACCGAACCCCGCTTCAACCCGGTGCTCGCGGCCCCGGTCATCCGGAAGCTGACCGAGGTCGTCCAGGGCGCCCGCACGGACATCACCGCCTGA
- a CDS encoding ABC transporter ATP-binding protein has translation MTRELLPVADGRRIRAVVGELAGRSKGRATAAFTTLVAATAIGLLTAPLLGRVVDVVATRRPAAELVTPVAGLVLVAVGQAIATAIGVSLVARLGETILAELRERFIERALGLPLDQLERAGSGDLTTRVTNDVSVVAEAVRQALPELGRSVLTVVLTLGALAVLDWRFLLAALVAVPIQLWTVRWYVPRAKPLYASQREAVGAQQQQLLDTIGGAKTVRAFRLADTHLDRVRTRSDTAVDLALRGIRLVTRFYARLNLAEFVGLSAVLAVGFLLVGADAVTVGVATAAALYFHSLFGPITTALALVDDAQAAAAGLARLIGVADLPAEASPARPARPVDASVKTAAAGYSYVDGHPALRDIDLGVAPGERVALVGASGAGKTTLAKLIAGIHRPSSGSVTLGGVPLDELGPEATRRTVALISQEVHVFAGPLADDLRLARPSASEAELRAALAKVGALSWVDSLPSGLATVVGEGGHQLTVTQAQQLALVRLVLADPPIAILDEATAEAGSAGSRILESSAAAALEGRTALVVAHRLTQAAASDRIVVLDAGAVVESGTHDELVAAGGQYATLWAAWSGQRA, from the coding sequence TTGACCCGCGAACTCCTCCCCGTGGCCGACGGCCGCCGGATCCGCGCCGTCGTCGGCGAGCTCGCCGGCCGGTCGAAGGGCCGCGCGACGGCCGCGTTCACCACGCTGGTCGCGGCCACCGCGATCGGGCTGCTCACCGCTCCCCTGCTCGGCCGGGTCGTCGACGTCGTCGCGACGCGGCGGCCGGCGGCCGAGCTCGTCACGCCGGTCGCCGGGCTGGTCCTGGTCGCGGTGGGACAGGCCATCGCGACCGCGATCGGCGTGTCGCTGGTGGCGCGGCTGGGCGAGACGATCCTCGCCGAGCTGCGCGAACGCTTCATCGAGCGAGCCCTCGGGCTGCCGCTCGACCAGCTCGAACGGGCCGGGTCCGGCGATCTCACCACGCGCGTGACGAACGACGTCTCGGTCGTCGCGGAAGCCGTCCGGCAGGCGCTGCCGGAGCTGGGCCGGTCGGTGCTGACGGTGGTGCTCACCCTGGGCGCGCTGGCGGTGCTGGACTGGCGGTTCCTGCTGGCCGCGCTGGTCGCCGTGCCGATCCAGCTGTGGACCGTGCGCTGGTACGTGCCGCGCGCGAAGCCGCTGTACGCGAGCCAGCGCGAGGCGGTCGGGGCGCAACAGCAGCAGCTGCTGGACACCATCGGCGGCGCGAAGACCGTCCGCGCGTTCCGGCTCGCGGACACGCATCTCGACCGGGTGCGCACGCGCTCCGACACGGCCGTCGACCTGGCGCTGCGCGGGATCCGGCTGGTGACGCGGTTCTACGCGCGGCTGAACCTGGCGGAGTTCGTCGGGCTGTCCGCCGTGCTGGCCGTGGGGTTCCTGCTCGTCGGGGCGGACGCGGTGACGGTCGGGGTCGCGACGGCGGCGGCGCTCTACTTCCACAGCCTCTTCGGCCCGATCACGACGGCGCTGGCCCTGGTCGACGACGCGCAGGCGGCCGCGGCGGGGCTCGCGCGGCTGATCGGCGTCGCCGACCTGCCCGCCGAGGCGTCCCCCGCGCGGCCGGCGCGGCCGGTGGACGCCTCGGTGAAGACGGCAGCGGCCGGTTACTCCTATGTGGACGGTCATCCGGCGCTGCGGGACATCGACCTCGGGGTCGCACCCGGCGAGCGGGTGGCGCTGGTCGGGGCGAGCGGGGCCGGGAAGACGACGCTGGCCAAGCTGATCGCCGGGATCCACCGGCCGTCGTCGGGTTCGGTGACGCTCGGCGGGGTTCCCCTGGACGAACTCGGCCCCGAGGCCACGCGCCGCACGGTCGCGCTCATCAGCCAGGAAGTCCACGTCTTCGCGGGCCCCCTGGCCGACGACCTCCGCCTCGCGCGCCCGTCGGCGTCCGAGGCGGAGCTGCGCGCGGCGCTGGCGAAGGTGGGCGCACTGTCCTGGGTGGACAGTCTGCCGTCCGGGCTCGCGACGGTCGTCGGCGAGGGCGGTCACCAGCTGACCGTGACGCAGGCGCAGCAGCTCGCCCTGGTCCGCCTGGTGCTGGCCGACCCGCCGATCGCGATCCTCGACGAGGCCACGGCCGAGGCGGGCAGCGCGGGCTCGCGGATCCTGGAGTCGTCGGCCGCGGCGGCCCTCGAAGGCCGGACGGCACTGGTGGTGGCGCACCGCCTGACGCAGGCGGCGGCGTCCGACCGGATCGTGGTCCTCGACGCGGGCGCGGTGGTCGAGTCCGGCACGCACGACGAGCTGGTCGCGGCGGGCGGTCAGTATGCGACGCTCTGGGCGGCCTGGTCGGGCCAGCGCGCCTGA
- the panD gene encoding aspartate 1-decarboxylase, whose protein sequence is MQRTLMNAKIHRATVTQADLHYVGSLTIDADLMAAADIVEGERVQVVDITNGARLETYAITGEPGTGVIGVNGAAAHLVHPGDLVIIITYAQVDEAERAGHRPRVVHVDADNRQVHLGHDPAEPVPGAQAQLSGRGGR, encoded by the coding sequence ATGCAGCGCACCCTGATGAACGCCAAGATCCACCGGGCCACCGTCACCCAGGCCGACCTGCACTACGTTGGCTCGCTGACCATCGACGCCGACCTGATGGCCGCCGCGGACATCGTCGAGGGCGAGCGCGTTCAGGTCGTCGACATCACCAACGGCGCCCGCCTGGAGACCTACGCCATCACCGGCGAGCCGGGCACCGGCGTCATCGGCGTCAACGGCGCGGCCGCGCACCTCGTGCACCCCGGCGACCTCGTCATCATCATCACCTACGCCCAGGTCGACGAGGCCGAGCGCGCCGGGCACCGGCCGCGGGTGGTGCACGTGGACGCGGACAACCGCCAGGTCCACCTGGGCCACGACCCGGCCGAGCCGGTGCCCGGCGCGCAAGCGCAGCTCTCGGGCCGGGGTGGGCGCTGA
- a CDS encoding MbtH family protein: protein MTNPFEDPSGTYLVLVNAENQHSLWPEFVDVPAGWTVTFGPAGRQECLDHVEANWTDMRPKSLADAMDH, encoded by the coding sequence ATGACCAACCCGTTCGAAGACCCGTCCGGCACGTACCTGGTGCTGGTGAACGCCGAGAACCAGCACAGCCTGTGGCCGGAGTTCGTGGACGTCCCGGCCGGCTGGACGGTCACGTTCGGCCCGGCGGGGCGCCAGGAGTGCCTGGATCACGTGGAAGCGAACTGGACGGACATGCGGCCCAAGTCCCTGGCCGACGCCATGGACCACTGA